The following coding sequences are from one Gossypium hirsutum isolate 1008001.06 chromosome A12, Gossypium_hirsutum_v2.1, whole genome shotgun sequence window:
- the LOC107951240 gene encoding UDP-glycosyltransferase 83A1 gives MAVRRGHVIVIPHAAQGHLAPLMKLSLQIAAHGVKVTLVNTEFIHEKVMASLPAKALEEDQKPPISLVSIPDGLEPDDDRRDYVKMTESMRRVMPGHFMKLIENINSRSNGDEKISCVLADTAAGWALEVAEKMGIKRAAVLLSGPASMALALHVPKLVEAGILDSDGTLKTDEPITLSEDIPSWSSGELSWSCSDDPVMQKLLFAYVSTAAKTFKFAEQILCNSFHELDPSAMKLIPKALPIGPFSTTNHFETFAGNLWPEDSTCLNWLDKQTPGSVIYIALGSTTMLSPNQVGELALGLELTTLPFLWVVRSNMTDGSTAEFPKGFMEKVADRAKLVQWAPQEKVLAHPSVSCFVSHCGWNSTLEGLTMGVPFLCWPYFADQFHNRTYICDVWKIGLGLEKDENGIITRNELSSKINTLLSSDEIKANSFQLKGVARKSVAEGGSSFKNFKGFIDQI, from the exons ATGGCGGTCAGGCGAGGACATGTAATAGTGATACCCCACGCAGCACAAGGCCATTTAGCTCCTCTCATGAAGTTATCACTCCAAATCGCCGCTCATGGAGTGAAAGTGACGTTAGTTAACACCGAATTCATTCACGAAAAAGTGATGGCTTCCTTACCGGCGAAAGCTTTGGAAGAAGACCAGAAGCCGCCGATAAGTTTAGTTTCGATCCCTGATGGATTGGAACCTGACGATGATCGACGGGATTACGTTAAGATGACGGAAAGTATGCGGAGAGTTATGCCTGGTCATTTCATGAAGTTGATCGAGAATATTAATAGTAGGAGTAACGGTGATGAGAAAATCAGTTGTGTTTTGGCTGATACGGCGGCCGGATGGGCGCTTGAAGTGGCGGAGAAAATGGGAATCAAACGAGCGGCGGTGCTTCTCTCTGGACCGGCATCTATGGCACTGGCACTGCATGTTCCAAAGCTTGTTGAAGCTGGAATTTTAGATAGTGATG GAACACTAAAAACAGATGAACCGATCACACTTTCAGAAGATATCCCATCATGGAGTAGCGGTGAGCTGTCATGGAGTTGCAGTGACGACCCAGTGATGCAGAAACTTCTATTTGCATATGTTTCAACCGCTGCCAAAACTTTCAAATTTGCAGAACAGATTCTTTGCAACTCATTTCATGAGCTCGATCCATCTGCCATGAAATTGATCCCCAAAGCCTTACCCATTGGCCCTTTTTCCACAACCAATCATTTCGAAACCTTTGCTGGAAATTTATGGCCTGAAGACTCTACTTGCTTAAACTGGCTCGATAAACAAACCCCAGGCTCAGTCATTTACATAGCATTGGGAAGCACAACCATGTTGAGTCCAAACCAAGTGGGTGAACTCGCACTCGGCCTTGAACTCACTACTCTCCCATTTTTATGGGTGGTGAGGTCCAACATGACTGACGGTTCAACAGCGGAGTTCCCTAAAGGTTTCATGGAGAAAGTGGCGGATCGTGCCAAATTGGTGCAGTGGGCGCCTCAGGAAAAGGTGTTGGCTCACCCTAGTGTGTCTTGTTTCGTGAGCCACTGCGGTTGGAATTCCACCTTGGAAGGTCTAACAATGGGGGTTCCTTTTCTTTGTTGGCCATACTTTGCGGATCAGTTCCATAACCGAACCTATATCTGTGATGTTTGGAAGATTGGTCTTGGAttggaaaaagatgaaaatgggATTATTACAAGGAATGAACTGAGTTCCAAGATCAATACACTGCTCTCTTCTGATGAAATAAAAGCAAATTCATTTCAACTCAAGGGAGTTGCTAGAAAAAGTGTGGCTGAAGGTGGGtcttctttcaaaaattttaaaggcTTCATTGACCAGATTTAA